One region of Acropora muricata isolate sample 2 chromosome 13, ASM3666990v1, whole genome shotgun sequence genomic DNA includes:
- the LOC136895779 gene encoding uncharacterized protein: MFVRIRALAVVLPWLFFRFVMMGKCVFNQKWKADEKFKAWIAADPTSKTKAMCVVCNKAIDISSMGEAALQSHMIGKKHKKLMELKVSSPSVTHFLSSSSENSRSATTIAESVVSTAPNQPIANFCNGKEVLSAEIYWALHVTDKHYSFKSCDTVGDLFRNMFPDSAVASRFSCGEKKCAYLSTFGIRPYFQSLLLSKVKSANEYVLLFDESLNANLQSKQLDIHIRFWEGSHVSSRFYTSEFLGHADADCLHEKLLDCCTTIGKAGLLQMSMDGPNVNWKTYELLSTSIEEETKKKMLNIGSCGLHIIHNAFRSGSMETNWEVGQTLSSLYWLFKDSPARREDFVSITGSSVFPKQFCSHRWVENVTVVERALEMWSDVKQYVATVKQGKAQTPKNKSFSVVAASCGDALFEVKANIFLSIANEVAHFLNRYQTDMPMLPFLAPDMFQLVFNLLERFVKEEALAEVTSTAKLVQLDLMKSSLHKNTSDVDIGFVANKLLLDLKHKKKISEKDCYSVKADTKTFLITLVKKLLLKAPIRFGLVRNLAWLHPLEICHDQERCLEHLGRCLRIVSDAQQIKLSKCDNIIRQYKEFIRENLANPDFQSFIVGESRLDVLLYDSMANVTEWADLWELTKRLLLLSHGQASVERGFSINKEISVENMTAQTLISQRVIKDHLLNVGGVTKVSLTKELLVSASHARQRYQAHLDEEKRKREEQKRGEKRKATLEELDNLKQVKKRMKANIEALLKSADQFAEEAESTGKITLISKSNAMRRSAKEKEGELKSIEEAIDKKLEALKN; the protein is encoded by the exons ATGTTTGTTCGCATTCGTGCACTAGCTGTTGTACTTCCCTGGCTTTTCTTTCGCTTTGTGATGATGGGAAAGTGTGTCTTTAACCAAAAGTGGAAAGCAGATGAAAAATTTAAAGCCTGGATTGCAGCCGATCCTACGTCAAAGACCAAAGCGATGTGTGTTGTTTGTAATAAGGCAATTGATATTTCAAGCATGGGAGAGGCTGCTTTGCAAAGCCACATGATCGGCAAGAAACACAAGAAACTCATGGAATTGAAAGTGTCATCTCCTTCTGTTACACATTTCCTGTCTTCTAGCTCGGAAAATTCAAG GAGTGCAACTACCATAGCTGAATCTGTGGTTTCTACTGCACCAAATCAGCCTATTGCGAACTTCTGTAATGGAAAAGAGGTCCTTTCAGCTGAAATTTACTGGGCTCTTCATGTTACAGATAAGCATTATTCCTTCAAAAGCTGTGACACTGTTGGTGATTTGTTTCGCAACATGTTTCCAGACAGCGCAGTGGCATCTAGGTTTTCTTGTGGTGAAAAGAAGTGTGCCTACCTTTCTACATTTGGCATTCGTCCTTACTTTCAATCTCTCTTGTTATCCAAAGTCAAGTCAGCAAATGAATATGTTTTACTCTTTGATGAAAGTCTCAACGCTAACCTGCAATCCAAACAACTGGACATACACATTCGTTTTTGGGAGGGTAGTCACGTGTCCAGCCGGTTTTATACTTCAGAATTTCTGGGACATGCTGATGCAGACTGTTTACATGAAAAGCTTTTGGACTGTTGCACTACTATTGGTAAGGCAGGTTTGCTTCAGATGTCAATGGATGGCCCAAATGTGAACTGGAAAACCTATGAACTGCTTTCCACAAGTATTGAGGAAGAAACCAAAAAGAAGATGCTAAACATTGGGTCATGTGGATTACATATAATTCACAATGCCTTCCGTTCTGGAAGTATGGAAACCAACTGGGAAGTAGGACAAACCTTGAGCTCACTCTACTGGTTATTTAAGGACTCGCCTGCTAGGCGTGAAGACTTTGTATCAATCACTGGATCATCTGTCTTCCCAAAACAATTTTGCTCACATAGGTGGGTGGAAAATGTTACTGTTGTTGAAAGGGCTTTGGAGATGTGGTCAGATGTAAAGCAGTATGTGGCTACTGTGAAACAAGGAAAGGCGCAAACCCCTAAGAATAAGTCTTTCAGTGTTGTGGCAGCAAGTTGTGGGGATGCCTTATTTGAAGTTAAAGCCAACATTTTCCTGTCAATCGCCAATGAAGTGGCCCATTTTCTTAACCGATATCAGACAGACATGCCAATGTTGCCATTCCTGGCACCAGATATGTTTCAACTCGTCTTCAACCTGTTGGAAAGATTTGTGAAAGAAGAAGCCTTGGCTGAAGTGACATCAACAGCTAAGCTGGTCCAGCTTGATTTAATGAAATCATCTTTGCACAAAAACACCTCAGATGTTGATATTGGGTTTGTTGCAAACAAACTTCTGCTAGATTTAAAGCACAAAAAGAAGATTAGTGAGAAAGATTGCTACTCAGTGAAAGCTGATACCAAGACATTCCTCATCACCCTTGTGAAGAAGCTATTGTTAAAAGCTCCAATTAGGTTTGGCCTGGTAAGGAACTTGGCATGGCTGCATCCCTTGGAAATATGTCATGATCAAGAGAGGTGTTTGGAGCATCTTGGTCGTTGTCTTAGGATTGTGTCGGATGCCCAACAGATTAAGCTTTCCAAATGTGATAATATCATCAGGCAATACAAAGAATTTATCAGGGAGAACTTAGCCAACCCTGATTTCCAGTCATTCATTGTTGGTGAGTCACGGTTAGATGTGTTGCTTTATGACAGCATGGCCAATGTTACTGAGTGGGCTGATCTGTGGGAGTTAACCAAAAGGCTTCTCCTTCTATCACATGGACAAGCTTCAGTTGAACGAGGATTTTCAATCAACAAGGAAATCTCTGTTGAAAACATGACCGCACAAACGTTGATTTCACAGAGAGTGATTAAAGACCATCTCCTGAATGTTGGAGGGGTTACCAAAGTCTCCTTAACTAAAGAGCTCCTTGTCAGTGCAAGTCATGCAAGACAGAGGTACCAAGCTCACCTagatgaagagaaaagaaagagagaggaGCAGAAAAGGGGAGAGAAAAGGAAAGCTACCCTTGAGGAACTGGATAACTTAAAACAAGTGAAGAAGAGAATGAAAGCGAACATTGAGGCACTGTTG